From the genome of Persephonella atlantica:
AGGATATAGGCAGTTTATCTGTGGCAGGGGGTATTATTGATTCAACAGCATTTGTTGACACAAACAGATATGCAAATGACGAGCATATCCAGTTTTTAAACAGTATGTTTATAAACAACCCGGTGGCATCTCTTCCTTCATACAATCCCGGTTTATACGTTCACTACCAGCTTTTTGAAAACACAGGTATATCTGGCGTTTATATAAAAAGCAGTCCTGACAGTGGATATACAGGAATAATAGAGATAGACCATAAAACAGAAAAATTAAATGTAAAACCTTACTACTTTTATGTTTTTGGAGGAGAAGAAAACAAAGGAGCTGGGCTGTCTATGGATTACACTGTAAACAGCAGATACGGTTTATTCTTCAGAGGAGGTATGTCTAATGGGAATTACAGACATTTTATATCAGGCGGGGCTGAGATAAAGAACATAATCACTCAGGGCAGATTAGGTGTGGCATACGGTTTTATAAAGGGAGATAAAACAGACAACATATCAGCCTGTGAATGTTATTACTCAGTAAGCATTAATAAATACATTTCTGTAACAGCTGACCTGCAGTATATAAAAGAGAAAAAAGAAGATGTGGTGGCAGGAGGAAGGATATACCTGTCCTACTGATTGAAGATTCTGAGTTCTACCACTCTTTTTTTACAGTTTTTACACTGGACGTCAATAATGCCGACAGACCTTGAGACAATCACAACCTCTTCCTGCTCTGTCTTACATCTGGGACAGATAATTTTGACAGTCTCAAACCTGATGTCTAACTCTTTTGTTCCTTTCACCATCATTCACCTCCTTTCTATTTTATTTCTGACTATATTGTAGGAGGTGAATGTTAAGGTTTTATGAAGTTTTGATTAAGGTTTCTTCAAACTCTGGAGATACTCTTTTTTACCATCTACATATATTAAAACCCACTGGGCAAGTCTCTCTCCAAGCCTTTCACAGGCTTTAATTTCCTCCTCCTTCCTCGGCTCTCCAGCACAGACTGCCCCATAATGGAGTGTAAACTTATCTCCTGTATAGTCTGTTATACCAAAAACCAAAAAGCCGTAATTCATCAGCATTGTCAGTATAGACATACAGGCGATCTCGTTTCCTCCACCCCATCCTCCTGAAGAGGAAAAGGCACATCCAATTTTTCCGTCAATCTCTCCCCAGTGGTCAACAAGTTCATCCCAGAACTTTTTCATTTTCCAGGACATAACTCCAAGATGTGTGGGACTGCCAACAGCTATACCATCACACCACAGAACATCATCTTTTGTTGCCTCATCAACAGATTTTAGTCTTACCTCAACAGGAAATTTCTGTGCCCCTTTTGCCACATACTCTGCCATCTTTTTTGTATGCCCTGTCTGGGTATCGTATAAAATAAGCACCTTTCCCATTGCTTTCCTCCTACTTAAAGTTTTTTATATCTCTTTTGTAGAAGAGATGATACACATTGTATATGCCGACAAAAATACCAACAAGGATACCTGTTATAGTCCACGATATTTTTCCAACACTGTATCTTCCATCAAGCCACCATCCTATATAAGCACCTGCAACAACAGGAAGCAAAAATATAACACTGACACTGCCTATATACGAAAGGGCTGCCCATATATTTTTCTCTTTTTCTTCTTCTAACTTCTCTATTTTTCTTCTGATTTCCTCAAAAAAGCCTGGCATTTTACCCCCTTTCTGCCTCAATAATCTCTTTCAGTATCATTCTCTCAAGGGTTTTAATATTTTCCCTGAGGCGTTTCTCAAAACTTTCTATTCTGCTTACCTTCTTCTCCAACTCTGCCTTTAAACTCTCCAGTGATAAACCTGTTATAACAGCTCTCGTTATTATAGACACTGTATCTTCCTCTACACTCAAAATACCAAAATCATACGCAAAATAAATTTTTTTATCTTCTTCATCAACAAAATATCCTATAGACCTGTCTAAAACTGTTATGTACTCTTCATGACCTGGATATATACCAAGACTTCCAAGCCTGTCTTCAAGAGATAAAAGTTTAGCCCTGTAAGTTTCTTCATTCTCTGGAGTAAGGAACCTAAGGTTTAACAGCTTCATCAACACTTCCTATCATGTAGAATCTTGCTTCATCTACACTGTCGTATTTTCCTTCCATAATCTCTTTACATCCCTTTATTGTCTCTTTCAGGGAAACATTTTTTCCCTTTTTTCCAGTAAAGGCCTCTGTTGTGAAAAAAGGTTGTGTCAGGAATCTCTCTAACTTTCTTGCTCTCTGAACAATAAGTCTGTCTTCTTTAGACAACTCTTCTATCCCAAGCATATTGATAATATCCTCAAGATCCCTATATCTCTGGAGATGATATATAACGAGATTTGCAACATCATAATGCTCCCGCCCAACAATGTCCGGATCAAGAACTTTCGTCCGTGATTCAAGGGGATCTATGGCAGGGTAAAATCCCTTTGCTGCTCTTTCTCTTGAGAGAATAACAATACTGTCCAGATGTGGAAAAGTGCTGGAAGGAGCAGGATCAGTAATGTCGTCTGCAGGAACATAAATGGCCTGAACAGCTGTTATTGATCCTGTCTTTGTTGATGCGATTCTCTCTTCAACCATTGCTATCTCTTCCTTAAGAGTTGGCTGATAACCTGCCCTTGCAGGTAGCTTTCCCAGAAGTGTTGAGACTTCCATTCCTGCCTGCGCATATCTGAAAATGTTATCAATCAGAAGAAGAACGTCTGTATTTTTCTCGTCCCGGAAGTATTCAGCTATTGAAAGAGCTGGAAATATTGCCTTTGCCCTTATTCCTGGAGGCTCATTCATCTGCCCTAAAACAAGTGTTGTTCTGCTTAAAACATCAAGTCTTTTCAGTTCATGCCACAGTTCATGTGCTTCCCTTATTCTCTCCCCAACCCCTGCAAATATAGATACACCTCTGTGTATCTTTATCATACGGAAGATAAACTCCGTAAGAAGTACAGTTTTTCCCACACCAGCACCACCAAACAGCCCAACCTTTCCCCCTTTAACAAAAGGAACAAGAAGATCAACAATCTTTATACCTGTCTCAAGTATTTCTCTCTCTTCTCTTTCCTGCGTTATTGCAGGTGCCTTTCTGTAAACAGGATACTCAATGTCTGACTGTATACTGCCCTTCCTATCAATAGGATTCCCAAAAACATCAAGTGTTCTTCCAAGAACAGCCTCTCCAACCTTGACAGTCAGGTAGTTTCCTGTT
Proteins encoded in this window:
- a CDS encoding flavodoxin family protein, encoding MGKVLILYDTQTGHTKKMAEYVAKGAQKFPVEVRLKSVDEATKDDVLWCDGIAVGSPTHLGVMSWKMKKFWDELVDHWGEIDGKIGCAFSSSGGWGGGNEIACMSILTMLMNYGFLVFGITDYTGDKFTLHYGAVCAGEPRKEEEIKACERLGERLAQWVLIYVDGKKEYLQSLKKP
- a CDS encoding AtpZ/AtpI family protein codes for the protein MPGFFEEIRRKIEKLEEEKEKNIWAALSYIGSVSVIFLLPVVAGAYIGWWLDGRYSVGKISWTITGILVGIFVGIYNVYHLFYKRDIKNFK
- a CDS encoding F0F1 ATP synthase subunit epsilon: MKLLNLRFLTPENEETYRAKLLSLEDRLGSLGIYPGHEEYITVLDRSIGYFVDEEDKKIYFAYDFGILSVEEDTVSIITRAVITGLSLESLKAELEKKVSRIESFEKRLRENIKTLERMILKEIIEAERG
- the atpD gene encoding F0F1 ATP synthase subunit beta, translating into MSGKIVSIKESVIDVKFPENDIPFLKEVLIIEETGTKLEVELLKENNVVSCLVLGKTVGISKGMKVRRTGNYLTVKVGEAVLGRTLDVFGNPIDRKGSIQSDIEYPVYRKAPAITQEREEREILETGIKIVDLLVPFVKGGKVGLFGGAGVGKTVLLTEFIFRMIKIHRGVSIFAGVGERIREAHELWHELKRLDVLSRTTLVLGQMNEPPGIRAKAIFPALSIAEYFRDEKNTDVLLLIDNIFRYAQAGMEVSTLLGKLPARAGYQPTLKEEIAMVEERIASTKTGSITAVQAIYVPADDITDPAPSSTFPHLDSIVILSRERAAKGFYPAIDPLESRTKVLDPDIVGREHYDVANLVIYHLQRYRDLEDIINMLGIEELSKEDRLIVQRARKLERFLTQPFFTTEAFTGKKGKNVSLKETIKGCKEIMEGKYDSVDEARFYMIGSVDEAVKP